A DNA window from Robbsia sp. KACC 23696 contains the following coding sequences:
- a CDS encoding efflux RND transporter permease subunit, giving the protein MKPSDRGNLSAWTLRHQSFVIFVLVLVSLFGVLSYSRLSQSEDPPFTFKTMVVRTLWPGASAEQVQSLVTDKIGRTLQQTPNVDFLRAYSRPGESTLFFTILDSAPSSAVPDTWYQVRKRVGDMAYTLPDGVQGPFFNDEFGDVYTNVYALRGDGFSPDELRAYADALRAQLLHVPGVAKVDYFGDQNPEIDIEIDNARLAQLGLAPSDIAAAIRAQNAVSAAGTIDTAQDRITIRPSGQFGPYAPPGAPSPAHQPYDPDATARAALANVLLRAPAASATRAAGSTSAGATFRLGDIATIRRGYADPPAQTMRFDGHTVLGLGITMAANGDVIALGHALDARVKTLQSTLPVGLSLQPVTNMPHAVSDSVSDFIHSVAEAVVIVLAVSLVSLGWRTGMVVVISIPLVLAATALGMSMFGIGLHKVSLGTLVLALGLLVDDAIIAVEMMAVKLAQGWERGKAAAFAYTSTAFPMLTGTLVTVAGFLPIALARSGTGEYTRSIFEVSALALLLSWLSAVIVVPLLGYHLLKPKATTHAGDAADAPVQDPHVDHTAHDDHEGVYDSRFYHRLRHVIEWCITRRWRVLAATGLVFVLSLAGFGLVSQQFFPSSNRPELLIDLRLPDNASYDATLVQVKRMEAIIRDRSDIAAHIDNSTAFVGTGAPRFFLSLDQQLAQPNFAQFLVTAKSVADREALATALRPILRDDFGFLRTRLTRLENGPPTGYPVQFRISGDDIATVRRIADQVAASVRTDTRTHGVQLDWDEPGRRTLTFDVDQAKARAAGITSQDIAQFLALTVDGYPVTQWREDDRLVPIVLRGPRQERRDPARLAQLSMPTPQGPVPLNALGAFVPAMDYSVIWTRDRQPVITVQADVSDGVAGLDVMAALDKQLAPLRAGLPIGYAIKAGGPIEENAKAQRSIVVQLPLLGIVVLVLLMMQLQSFSRTLLVVLTAPLGLIGVVAALLLFHQPFGFVAMLGVIAMFGIIMRNSVILVDQIERDIAAGHPRLDAIVDATVRRFRPIVLTAAAAVLALIPLLRNGFFSPMATALMGGITVATLLTILFVPALYAAWFRVKAAETRPPQGSQS; this is encoded by the coding sequence ATGAAACCAAGCGATCGCGGCAATCTGTCCGCATGGACCTTGCGGCACCAGTCCTTTGTCATCTTCGTATTGGTCCTGGTCTCGCTGTTCGGCGTACTGTCGTATTCTCGGCTGTCGCAATCCGAGGATCCCCCGTTCACGTTCAAGACGATGGTGGTACGCACCCTGTGGCCAGGTGCGAGCGCCGAACAAGTGCAGTCGCTGGTCACCGACAAGATCGGCCGCACGCTGCAACAGACGCCGAATGTGGACTTTCTGCGCGCCTATTCCCGGCCGGGCGAATCCACGCTGTTTTTCACGATCCTCGACAGTGCGCCGTCGAGCGCCGTACCGGACACCTGGTATCAAGTGCGCAAGCGAGTGGGCGATATGGCCTATACCTTGCCGGATGGCGTGCAGGGTCCCTTCTTCAACGACGAGTTCGGGGATGTCTACACGAACGTCTACGCCTTGCGCGGCGACGGCTTCTCGCCGGACGAACTGCGTGCCTATGCGGACGCGTTGCGCGCGCAGTTGCTGCATGTGCCGGGGGTCGCGAAGGTCGATTATTTCGGCGATCAAAATCCCGAAATCGATATCGAGATCGACAACGCCCGGCTCGCGCAGTTAGGCCTCGCCCCAAGCGATATCGCCGCGGCCATCCGTGCGCAGAATGCCGTCAGTGCCGCCGGCACGATCGATACCGCGCAGGATCGGATCACCATCCGACCCTCGGGACAGTTCGGACCGTACGCCCCGCCGGGCGCCCCGTCACCCGCCCATCAGCCGTATGACCCGGATGCGACGGCACGCGCCGCGCTCGCCAACGTGCTGCTGCGCGCCCCGGCGGCCAGCGCGACGCGCGCGGCGGGCAGCACGTCGGCCGGCGCGACGTTTCGCCTGGGCGACATCGCGACGATCCGCCGTGGCTATGCGGATCCGCCCGCGCAAACGATGCGCTTCGACGGCCATACGGTCCTGGGTCTCGGCATCACGATGGCCGCAAACGGCGACGTCATCGCGCTGGGCCATGCGCTCGATGCACGCGTGAAGACATTGCAATCGACGTTGCCGGTCGGTCTGTCGCTGCAGCCGGTGACCAACATGCCGCATGCGGTATCGGATTCGGTATCGGACTTCATCCACTCGGTAGCGGAAGCGGTCGTCATCGTGCTGGCCGTCAGCCTGGTCTCGCTGGGCTGGCGCACCGGCATGGTCGTCGTGATTTCGATTCCGTTGGTGCTTGCCGCCACCGCGCTCGGCATGTCGATGTTCGGCATCGGATTGCACAAGGTGTCGCTGGGCACGCTGGTGTTGGCATTGGGCCTGCTCGTGGACGACGCCATCATCGCCGTCGAGATGATGGCGGTGAAACTGGCGCAGGGGTGGGAGCGCGGCAAGGCCGCCGCCTTCGCCTATACCAGCACCGCGTTTCCGATGCTGACCGGGACGCTCGTTACCGTGGCCGGCTTCCTGCCAATCGCCTTAGCGCGATCCGGCACCGGCGAATACACGCGCTCGATTTTCGAAGTATCGGCGTTGGCCCTGCTGCTGTCCTGGCTGTCGGCGGTGATCGTCGTGCCCTTGCTCGGCTATCACCTGCTCAAGCCGAAAGCGACAACGCACGCTGGCGATGCCGCCGATGCACCCGTGCAAGACCCGCACGTCGATCACACCGCCCATGACGATCACGAGGGCGTCTACGACTCGCGCTTCTACCATCGCCTGCGGCACGTCATCGAATGGTGCATCACGCGTCGCTGGCGCGTGCTGGCGGCCACCGGACTCGTCTTCGTCTTGTCCCTGGCCGGCTTCGGTCTGGTATCGCAGCAGTTCTTTCCCAGTTCGAACCGGCCGGAACTGTTGATCGATCTTCGGCTTCCCGACAACGCATCGTACGACGCCACGCTGGTACAAGTGAAGCGCATGGAAGCGATCATTCGCGACCGCTCCGATATCGCTGCCCACATCGATAACAGCACCGCGTTTGTCGGCACGGGCGCGCCCCGCTTCTTCCTGTCGCTGGACCAGCAATTGGCGCAACCGAATTTCGCGCAGTTCCTCGTCACCGCGAAATCGGTCGCCGATCGGGAAGCGTTGGCGACCGCGCTGCGTCCCATTTTGCGCGACGATTTCGGCTTCCTGCGCACCCGTCTGACACGCCTCGAGAATGGACCGCCTACCGGCTATCCGGTGCAGTTCCGCATCAGCGGCGACGATATCGCCACCGTCCGACGCATTGCGGATCAAGTCGCCGCAAGCGTCCGCACCGATACCCGCACGCACGGGGTGCAGCTGGATTGGGACGAACCCGGCCGCCGCACGCTGACCTTCGACGTCGACCAGGCCAAAGCACGGGCGGCAGGCATCACATCGCAGGACATCGCGCAATTCCTGGCATTGACGGTGGACGGTTATCCGGTCACGCAATGGCGCGAGGACGACCGGCTTGTACCCATCGTTTTGCGTGGTCCGCGTCAGGAACGACGGGATCCGGCGCGACTCGCGCAACTGTCGATGCCGACACCGCAAGGACCAGTGCCGCTGAACGCGCTCGGCGCATTCGTGCCGGCGATGGATTACAGCGTGATCTGGACCCGGGATCGGCAACCGGTGATCACCGTGCAGGCCGACGTCTCGGATGGCGTGGCGGGCTTGGACGTGATGGCCGCGCTCGACAAACAACTGGCGCCCTTGCGCGCCGGCCTGCCGATCGGCTATGCGATCAAAGCGGGCGGCCCGATCGAGGAAAACGCGAAGGCCCAGCGCTCCATCGTCGTGCAATTGCCGCTGCTCGGGATCGTCGTTCTGGTGTTGCTGATGATGCAACTGCAGAGTTTCTCGCGGACCTTGCTGGTCGTGCTGACCGCACCGCTTGGCTTGATCGGCGTCGTGGCGGCGCTGCTGCTGTTCCATCAGCCGTTCGGCTTTGTCGCCATGCTGGGCGTGATCGCCATGTTCGGCATCATCATGCGTAACTCGGTGATTCTAGTCGATCAGATCGAGCGCGATATCGCCGCCGGACACCCGCGCCTGGATGCCATCGTCGACGCCACCGTGCGCCGCTTCCGGCCCATCGTGCTGACCGCCGCCGCGGCCGTTCTGGCGCTGATCCCGCTGCTGCGCAACGGTTTCTTCAGCCCGATGGCCACGGCCCTGATGGGCGGCATCACCGTCGCGACCTTATTGACCATTCTGTTCGTGCCGGCCTTGTATGCCGCATGGTTCCGCGTCAAGGCCGCCGAAACGCGGCCGCCACAAGGAAGTCAGTCATGA
- a CDS encoding zinc-binding alcohol dehydrogenase family protein: MKAVGFYQPGSIDRADALLDLELPTPELRDYDLLVEVKAVSVNPVDTKVRRGSTPPEGQARIPGWDAAGIVRAVGPRTSRFKIGDRVWYAGDINRPGSNSALHAVDERIVGPMPTSLNFAEAASLPLTTITAWELLFDRLEVQRADPTDDNVLLVVGAAGGVGSILTQLARALTGLTVIGTASRPQSREWVLGRGAHHTIDHHQPWAPQLAALGFKHVTHVAGLNESARHVPQIAEVLCPEGQFALIDDPVNLDIGPFKSKSIAIHWELMYTRPIYTTKTIERQHALLRRAAQLVDRGVLRHTLTQRIDGIDASTLKQAHALVERGDMIGKVVLVAQ, from the coding sequence ATGAAAGCAGTCGGTTTCTATCAACCCGGGTCGATCGATCGCGCCGATGCGCTGTTGGACCTGGAATTGCCCACGCCCGAATTGCGCGATTATGACCTACTTGTCGAGGTCAAGGCGGTCTCCGTCAATCCGGTCGATACGAAGGTCCGTCGCGGTTCCACGCCGCCCGAGGGCCAGGCGCGTATTCCGGGCTGGGACGCCGCCGGTATCGTTCGGGCGGTGGGACCACGCACGAGCCGTTTCAAGATCGGCGATCGGGTCTGGTACGCCGGCGATATCAACCGGCCTGGCAGCAACTCGGCCTTGCACGCGGTGGACGAGCGTATCGTCGGGCCGATGCCGACCTCGCTGAATTTCGCCGAGGCGGCCTCCTTGCCGCTGACCACGATCACCGCCTGGGAACTGCTGTTCGACCGCCTGGAAGTCCAGCGCGCCGATCCGACCGACGATAACGTGCTGTTGGTCGTGGGTGCTGCCGGTGGGGTGGGATCGATTCTGACGCAGTTGGCGCGTGCCCTGACCGGCTTGACCGTCATCGGCACCGCATCGCGTCCGCAAAGCCGGGAATGGGTGCTGGGGCGCGGCGCGCATCACACGATCGATCATCATCAGCCATGGGCGCCGCAGCTCGCGGCACTGGGTTTCAAACACGTGACGCATGTCGCTGGGTTGAATGAGAGTGCGCGCCATGTCCCGCAGATCGCCGAAGTGCTTTGTCCGGAAGGTCAGTTCGCACTGATCGACGACCCGGTCAATCTCGATATCGGACCGTTCAAATCGAAGTCGATCGCGATTCATTGGGAGTTGATGTACACGCGGCCGATCTATACGACGAAGACGATCGAGCGCCAGCACGCACTGCTGCGCCGCGCCGCGCAGCTGGTGGATCGCGGTGTCTTGCGTCACACCTTGACGCAACGCATCGACGGCATCGACGCCAGCACGCTGAAGCAGGCCCATGCGTTGGTCGAACGCGGCGATATGATCGGCAAGGTGGTGCTCGTCGCGCAGTAA
- a CDS encoding LysR substrate-binding domain-containing protein → MPSTPSLTSLKVFEAVTRHGSIRQAALELDLTPQAVSHRIKILEETLGRTLFERHVSSVTPTTAARVLQQHVGAAMKCIDEGLLALARMDSAQRLSIQVSPFFASHYLMPALSTFTQRFPDLDLRISTEVEMRDMKRAELDGVIIWGYGDVAATVARSGGEALTETHLVDDLKVIAYSPTLAARKPIRTASDLLEHTLISPLVDTSLWQHVLSLMNLHDTPAKHLLQIHTHSAMLDATVSGAGVGLLSYPDAQDLVEQGVLLAPFGLDYLKQLPAHQMPRFTLVQLRDTLQSEVMQAFVEWLQQVVNQNVARHTA, encoded by the coding sequence ATGCCTTCCACGCCCTCGCTGACATCCCTCAAGGTTTTCGAAGCCGTCACGCGCCACGGGTCGATCCGTCAGGCGGCACTCGAACTCGATCTGACACCGCAGGCTGTCAGCCATCGTATAAAAATCCTGGAGGAAACGCTGGGGCGCACGCTGTTCGAGCGCCACGTCAGCAGCGTCACGCCGACAACCGCGGCACGCGTGCTGCAGCAACACGTCGGCGCCGCGATGAAATGCATCGACGAAGGTCTGCTCGCGCTGGCGAGAATGGACAGCGCGCAGCGGCTTTCGATCCAGGTCAGCCCGTTTTTCGCTTCGCATTATCTGATGCCGGCGTTGAGCACGTTCACGCAGCGCTTCCCGGATCTGGACCTGCGCATCTCCACCGAGGTCGAAATGCGCGACATGAAGCGCGCCGAACTCGATGGCGTGATCATCTGGGGCTATGGCGATGTGGCGGCCACGGTCGCCCGGAGCGGCGGCGAGGCATTGACCGAAACGCACCTGGTCGACGATTTGAAAGTGATTGCCTATAGTCCGACGCTGGCCGCACGCAAACCGATCCGCACCGCATCCGATCTGCTGGAGCACACGCTGATTTCCCCGCTCGTCGACACGTCCCTCTGGCAACACGTGCTGTCCTTGATGAACCTGCACGACACGCCCGCGAAACATCTGCTGCAGATCCACACGCATAGCGCGATGCTCGACGCAACGGTGAGCGGTGCCGGCGTCGGCTTGCTTTCTTATCCGGATGCGCAAGACCTGGTCGAGCAAGGCGTCTTGCTGGCCCCCTTCGGGCTCGATTATCTGAAGCAATTGCCGGCCCATCAAATGCCGCGTTTCACGCTGGTGCAATTACGGGATACCTTGCAATCGGAAGTGATGCAGGCCTTCGTCGAATGGTTGCAGCAAGTCGTTAACCAGAACGTTGCCCGGCACACCGCTTGA
- a CDS encoding efflux transporter outer membrane subunit, with translation MMRPPLSPRHMAVAATHGSSRPVRLARLLTTVAVLSTMTACTHLVPDATPPSVTTRDDAGIFRTTPDGIDVPQNSSAAVTPAPTSLAPSDLATADALPWWHRLGQPGLGATVDAALAQNPGLAATEKQLAAARHVLQASVSNAILPSIDVGASAARIRGPGIPAVSTSPDGNVQLRNTGATLYDNWSTFVRASYDVDLFGATRLDNDTRRKQVDAEAARLDAARLALASRVAVTTITVSALQAQWVDAERAAALSDADLDTLQHRAALGAVDDDQVLSTRAQAASAHAAVAALDTQRATARHALAALLGRTPDAAPPAAPFDPLRTPGASNDATSADRGAISTIPTVVPSELLAQRPDIRAATAALQGSAAAVGVARAAMLPSLKLTAGLGRGGLLQPALLSGPAWIWAAAAQLTAPIFHGGALREQVKGAQATFEASKAQYRQTVLQAFQEVADRLAALDADRARIAALQTRWESTRRSTARQRERAALGAVPATAVRAAEQQDLAAARDLIDARATQWQDLIGLYQAIGATTPPHPAQNPDTAS, from the coding sequence ATGATGCGCCCGCCCCTCTCCCCGCGCCATATGGCCGTCGCGGCAACGCATGGATCGTCCCGCCCCGTGCGCCTCGCGCGGCTGCTGACGACGGTCGCTGTTCTCTCGACGATGACGGCTTGCACCCACCTCGTGCCCGATGCCACGCCGCCTAGCGTGACGACGCGCGACGATGCCGGTATTTTTAGGACGACCCCGGACGGGATCGACGTACCGCAAAACAGCTCCGCGGCCGTCACGCCCGCGCCAACCAGTCTGGCGCCGTCTGATCTGGCGACGGCCGACGCATTGCCCTGGTGGCATCGTCTCGGCCAACCCGGTCTGGGTGCGACCGTGGACGCGGCCCTGGCGCAGAACCCCGGGCTGGCCGCCACCGAGAAGCAATTGGCGGCGGCGCGCCATGTCCTGCAAGCGTCGGTGAGCAATGCGATCTTGCCGTCGATCGATGTCGGCGCGTCCGCGGCACGCATTCGCGGGCCGGGCATTCCCGCCGTGTCGACCTCGCCCGATGGCAACGTGCAGTTGCGCAACACAGGCGCGACGCTCTACGACAACTGGTCGACCTTCGTCCGCGCCAGCTATGACGTGGATCTGTTCGGTGCAACGCGACTCGACAACGACACCCGGCGCAAGCAGGTCGATGCCGAAGCCGCACGCCTCGATGCGGCGCGACTCGCGCTGGCCTCCCGCGTCGCCGTGACGACGATCACCGTCTCGGCGCTGCAGGCGCAATGGGTCGATGCCGAACGCGCGGCCGCGCTCTCCGATGCGGACCTCGATACGTTGCAGCACCGCGCCGCATTGGGCGCGGTCGATGACGATCAGGTGCTGTCCACACGCGCGCAGGCCGCTTCGGCGCATGCCGCCGTGGCGGCGCTCGACACGCAACGCGCCACCGCCCGCCACGCACTTGCGGCCCTGCTGGGACGCACGCCCGATGCGGCCCCCCCCGCGGCGCCGTTCGATCCGCTGCGCACACCCGGCGCATCGAACGACGCAACGAGCGCCGATCGCGGCGCGATCTCGACCATTCCGACGGTCGTCCCTTCGGAACTGCTGGCGCAACGCCCCGATATCCGGGCAGCCACCGCCGCGCTGCAAGGCAGTGCCGCCGCCGTCGGTGTCGCACGCGCCGCGATGTTGCCCTCGCTGAAATTGACGGCAGGACTGGGACGCGGCGGTCTTCTGCAACCGGCCCTGCTGTCCGGACCGGCTTGGATATGGGCCGCCGCCGCTCAACTGACGGCGCCGATATTTCATGGAGGTGCTCTGCGCGAACAGGTCAAAGGCGCGCAGGCGACATTCGAGGCAAGCAAGGCGCAATATCGGCAGACGGTCCTTCAGGCCTTTCAGGAAGTGGCCGATCGTCTCGCGGCGCTGGACGCCGATCGAGCGCGCATCGCGGCACTGCAGACCCGCTGGGAAAGTACCCGACGCAGCACGGCGCGTCAGCGTGAACGGGCCGCGCTGGGCGCCGTTCCGGCAACGGCCGTGCGTGCCGCCGAGCAACAGGATCTGGCAGCGGCGCGCGATCTGATCGATGCCCGCGCCACGCAGTGGCAAGACCTCATCGGTTTGTACCAGGCCATCGGCGCGACGACACCGCCGCATCCCGCGCAAAACCCCGACACGGCGTCCTAG
- a CDS encoding LysR family transcriptional regulator: MIRLDDVAIFVQTVDSGSFSLAARQMHISPGLASSAVQRLEKALGARLFVRSTRTMHLTDTGTRYLPHARAMLAALAAGQHALQREGDAVAGPLRLSAPSDFGRNLLAPWLDAFQKQHPAVSIELRLSDRAVDLFSQPLDAAIRYGAPADSGLVLMPLAPDNRRTLCAAPSYITRHGRPTELDDLTRHNCLRFIWADQVHERWRFFPPSERAGERVVEVRGDRISDDGDVARRWAIDGHGIVYKSRIDVVDDLRAGRLVELVPSAWCEPAPLNLLTAHRPAAASSVQQLRDFLRARCLEHLSRI, translated from the coding sequence ATGATTCGACTCGACGACGTCGCCATCTTCGTGCAAACGGTAGACTCCGGCAGCTTTTCCCTCGCCGCACGGCAAATGCACATCTCACCGGGCTTGGCGAGCAGCGCCGTGCAGCGCCTCGAAAAAGCGCTGGGCGCCCGGCTGTTCGTCCGCTCGACGCGCACGATGCATCTGACCGACACCGGCACGCGCTATCTGCCGCATGCGCGAGCGATGCTGGCCGCGCTTGCCGCGGGCCAGCACGCGCTGCAGCGCGAAGGCGACGCCGTGGCGGGTCCGCTGCGCCTGTCCGCACCGTCCGACTTCGGCCGAAATCTGCTCGCGCCTTGGCTCGATGCTTTCCAGAAACAGCATCCGGCGGTGTCGATCGAACTGCGGCTCAGCGACCGTGCGGTCGATCTTTTCTCCCAGCCGCTGGACGCCGCCATCCGCTACGGCGCGCCCGCCGACTCCGGACTGGTGCTGATGCCGCTGGCACCGGACAACCGTCGCACGCTTTGTGCCGCGCCGTCCTATATTACGCGCCACGGTCGGCCGACCGAGCTCGACGACCTGACACGACACAATTGCCTGCGCTTCATCTGGGCCGATCAGGTGCATGAACGCTGGCGCTTTTTCCCGCCGTCGGAGCGTGCCGGCGAACGTGTCGTCGAGGTGCGGGGCGATCGGATATCCGACGATGGCGATGTGGCCCGTCGGTGGGCGATCGACGGTCACGGTATCGTCTACAAGTCGCGCATCGATGTCGTCGACGATCTGCGCGCCGGAAGACTGGTCGAATTGGTGCCGAGCGCGTGGTGCGAACCTGCGCCGCTGAACCTGCTCACCGCGCACCGCCCTGCCGCCGCCTCATCCGTGCAACAATTACGGGACTTTCTGCGGGCGCGCTGCCTCGAACATCTATCACGTATCTGA
- a CDS encoding GntR family transcriptional regulator, translating into MFAPVVPARTLTADVASQIEAMIRDGRLAAGARLPPEHELIASLSVSRTVLREAVAALRAQGMLTSRRGAGVFVAALPPTPPFRLAAEDLAALPHALALLEFRAGLEVECAGLAALRRSDAQADAIRAARLAMRDAMQNGASGVQADADFHMAIARASQNPHYPQFLSYLRTVSTIPRAHLHGAARTVDHPDHHASLDTRYALLLDEVHARIEGAITARNAEAAREAMRQHFRVAAERYSNSAVDT; encoded by the coding sequence ATGTTCGCTCCTGTTGTCCCTGCCCGCACATTGACCGCCGATGTCGCGAGTCAGATCGAAGCGATGATTCGCGACGGCCGTTTGGCGGCCGGAGCGCGCCTGCCGCCGGAACATGAATTGATTGCCTCGCTGAGCGTCAGTCGCACGGTGTTGCGCGAGGCGGTTGCCGCGCTGCGCGCGCAAGGCATGTTGACGAGTCGACGGGGCGCAGGCGTCTTCGTTGCAGCGCTGCCCCCCACGCCCCCTTTTAGGCTGGCCGCGGAAGATCTCGCCGCATTGCCTCATGCGCTTGCGTTGCTGGAGTTCCGTGCAGGACTCGAAGTAGAGTGTGCCGGTCTGGCGGCGTTGCGCCGTTCGGATGCGCAAGCGGACGCCATCCGTGCCGCCCGCCTCGCAATGCGCGACGCAATGCAAAACGGCGCGTCGGGTGTGCAGGCCGATGCCGATTTTCATATGGCGATCGCGCGTGCATCGCAGAATCCGCACTATCCGCAGTTCCTGTCCTATCTCCGCACCGTGTCGACGATCCCGCGCGCCCATCTGCACGGGGCCGCGCGGACCGTGGATCATCCCGACCATCACGCGTCACTCGATACGCGTTATGCCCTCTTGCTGGACGAGGTCCACGCGCGGATCGAAGGGGCCATTACGGCACGGAATGCGGAAGCGGCACGCGAGGCCATGCGCCAGCATTTTCGCGTAGCGGCCGAACGCTATAGCAACAGCGCCGTCGACACCTGA